TATTGGAGAATCTAGGCCAAAGAGATGAGCAAAAGCTAGTGAGATAATTTATCTTTATTGCCAAACCTGCAGAGCATTTTCTACACAGAGAACTGGGACAATAATGCAGCACAAAAACTAAACTTGGAAATTCTTTTACAAGGAGTGGAAGAAGTAAAAGTCCTAATTTGATAAGATTATAACCTTGAGACTGTGGAGAGTTTCTCAGATAAATAAGGTGGaagaacaatggagaaaaaaaaggaatgggaaaggaATCTCTTAAGAACCAGACTATTCTCAGTATGTAACTAGGAAGCCTCTCTGAGGGATGGGCCTCAGTCCCTGCCATGTACCTCCCTACTTAGGCTACAATTTCCTTCAAGGCGGCCCCCAGCTCTGGGAAGGAATATTGGTAGCCAGTGGCCAGTGTTCGCCGTGGAACTACCTTCTGGCCCTCCAGTAGCATGACAGCACGCTCTTGCCCAAAGACAGCTCTCACGACAGTCCTGGGGAGAGGGATGAAGGCTGGGCGGCCCAGGGCAGTGCCCAAGGCCTGGGCAAACTCTGCATTGGTAGTTGTGGAGGCTGGAGCCACTCCATTCAGGACCCCCTGCACGTGATTTGCTTCAAGGGCATGGGTCAGGATTCCTGCCAGGTCCCTGATGTGAATCCAGGGGAAGAACTGGTGGCCTGAGCCGATGGGGCCCCCCAAACCCAGGCGGAAGGGCAGTAGCATGTGGCCGATGGCACCACCTCCACGGCCTAGCACAACCCCTAGAACAGGCAAGAGAGATGGTACAGGGAGGCCCCCTCAGCCTTGAAGCAGCCTGAATGCTGCTCCCCATTTCTCATTTTCCCCTTCTTCACTCCACATGTGGACCCAGTTCTGTAATAAGAGTTGAGGGCTGTGGCTCTCCTTAGGACTTTCTATTCTCCCCTCTAAAGACTGAGAAGTGATGGCATACTGTCTTTGTAAACTTAGCTCCTTGGATATCCTCCCCGCCCGCAGCCTAGAGAAGCCACTCCACCCTGTCTGGGACCCAGGTCCTTGGATCTCACCAGAGCGCACCACCACCTGGCGTGTAGAATCTCCAGGAAGCCTggctgcagcttcccatttggTTACGAGGTTGGAGAAAAAGTCAAAATCCCCTCCTGGGCTGTCCTCATCATATTCTGCGGTCAAGCTGGGCCGGTAGTAAGCTGTCGGAAAGCACTTGTTTGTTCTGGGTGTCTTTCCTGCCTAGTCCTATGCAGCCAAGACTTCACTTGGCCTCCCCTATGAGGCCCCATGAGAAGAAAGCCATGGATATTTCCCCTTGAGTTTCTCTGACCCGACTTGGTCCTGCGTGGAAGAACTCCTAACTTTGGTTGTGGGGCTACTCTCAGAGGCTGCTGGCATAGTGGTTAAGAACAGAAACATGGGGGCTGCCTGAGTTTTAATTCAGCTCTGACttttgacaaattatttaacctctctgtatggaattttttcatctttaaaatgggaataatagtacctacctcatagggttgttgtgaggattaagcaATGTAATATGTGTAAAACAGAATTGTGGCTGGTATGTATGTTACGATTGTTTGCAATTATTTGGTTCCAAAGGTGAAATACTACAACCAGAAACTCTGTTCCTAAAGAACTGTGGTGTGAAAAGCAAGGGACTTGGGAGGAGGTGGGCTTTTCCTTAGCCTTAGGTGTGGTACCACTCCCCCATTTTTCTGAGGTTCTCTATTTCTCAGTGAAAGAACATAGGTCAGGAGAAACATGCATGGATCCAGGGCCTAGAATTTACTGTATCTGGAAAGAAGCAGCTCTCTGGGGTGTATATAGCTAAAAGGGCTGAGCTACCCTCTTCTTCTGCACCCCCTTTCCCTTGGCTAATATAAGAGGTTGATGATTTAGGGGCATACCTACACCCGTGACTAAGATCCAGGCTTTGGGGGGTTGTGGGGCTTTGATGATGGCATTAGCCAGCATTTGGGTGGTCTCCAGGCGGCTGCTAAGAACATCTTTTTGGAAGGCTTCATTCCACCtgcaggaaaaacagaaaataaaaaaccacTAAATACACACATCTTCCCCTCTTTCAGTCCCTGGGACCTATTCTATACCAATTTCTAGTAAAATCTTGCATTGTGGCTAAAGAAAAATGGTTCATGTCTACTGAGGAAGGAAAAGACATGTCTTTATTGGGCATTCTGAGTTATATGTGAGAACTTAAATCA
The Sciurus carolinensis chromosome 2, mSciCar1.2, whole genome shotgun sequence DNA segment above includes these coding regions:
- the Sdr39u1 gene encoding epimerase family protein SDR39U1 isoform X1, with amino-acid sequence MRVLVGGGTGFIGTALTQLLKARGHEVTLVSRQPGPGCFTWDELARSGLPSCDAAVNLAGENILNPLRRWNEAFQKDVLSSRLETTQMLANAIIKAPQPPKAWILVTGVAYYRPSLTAEYDEDSPGGDFDFFSNLVTKWEAAARLPGDSTRQVVVRSGVVLGRGGGAIGHMLLPFRLGLGGPIGSGHQFFPWIHIRDLAGILTHALEANHVQGVLNGVAPASTTTNAEFAQALGTALGRPAFIPLPRTVVRAVFGQERAVMLLEGQKVVPRRTLATGYQYSFPELGAALKEIVA
- the Sdr39u1 gene encoding epimerase family protein SDR39U1 isoform X2, translated to MSLLDLGCPAVMLLSTWQERTSSTLSEAYYRPSLTAEYDEDSPGGDFDFFSNLVTKWEAAARLPGDSTRQVVVRSGVVLGRGGGAIGHMLLPFRLGLGGPIGSGHQFFPWIHIRDLAGILTHALEANHVQGVLNGVAPASTTTNAEFAQALGTALGRPAFIPLPRTVVRAVFGQERAVMLLEGQKVVPRRTLATGYQYSFPELGAALKEIVA